CCAAGCACACGGCGGTTACGGAAAACCTCGCCAAGTTTTTCGTAGCGGACCTTGGCGAGCGGAGGATACATCATCACGATCAGGCCAATGGCAATCGGTAGATTGGTTGTTCCCACCTGAAAGCTGTTTACGAAGTCGGCCGAAGCAGGGATGAAATGACCGATCGCAACGCCGATTGCCATTGCCAGAAAAATCCATAGCGTCAGGTAGCGATCTAGAAAAGAAAGCTGTTTCCGCGCTGCAGGAGAACAGACTTTACCTTGCGTAAAAGGAATGGCTGCCATCAGCACGCCTCACAGCATTCGCTGGCAATCCCCGGCAACGGTGCGCCTTGTAATGCGGCGAACTTCGCTGGCGCACAACAAGCCTTCGTGAGTCGTGCGCTGTCAGCCCGCATCTCCTTCTCTTCTTTCAACCACAACATCGTCTCCCGCAGGATCTGTGTTGCTCCGATATGTGGAGGCATCGCGATCCGGTAATGCATCCACTTTCCTTCCCGTCTGGCCTCAACCATTCCGGCAGAACGTAAATAAGCAAGATGCCGCGAGATCTTCGGTTGCGGAAGCGCAAGGATCTCCACAAAGTAGCAGACGCAGATCTCCTGCTCGCCCATCAGGTTTAGCAACCGCAGTCGCGTTCTGTCCCCCAGCGCTTGAAAGAATCGCTCCATATCGTATGTCGCTTTTGCCATATTTACATATTCGTATTGACGAATACGAAAGTCAAGGAATATATTCGCTAAATCAGATATGTATTTCCTCAAAAAGGAAGAGAAAAAATGTCCGAACAAGTCATCGAATCTGTAAAAGCGAAATATGGAGCTGTAGCCGACAGCTCACTCTCGAATGACCATGCCGGCGTGCAGGCCGTTGCCGAGGCCTTTGGCTACAGCACCGAAGAGCTCACGTCCATTCCGTCTGGCGCAAACATGGGCCTCTCCTGCGGCAATCCCACGGCAACTGCGCATCTGAAAACCGGCGAAGTCGTGGTCGACCTGGGTTCGGGCGGAGGCCTCGATGTCTTTCTCGCAGCAAAGAAAGTTGGCCCCACAGGCAAGGCTATCGGTATCGATATGACGCCAGCCATGATCGAGCGGGCCCGAAATAATGCGACCTCGGGCGGCTACTCGAATGTTGAGTTCCATCATGCGACCATCGACCGCACCGGACTTCCCGATGCAACAGCGGACTGCGTTATCAGCAACTGCGTCGTGAATCTCGCGCCAGACAAACAGGCTGTCTTCCATGAGATCTTTCGCATCCTCAAGCCCGGCGGTAGAGTTGCGATCAGCGATATCGCCCTTAAAGGCGAGCTGCCCGAAGCTGTCGCAACCAGCCTCGCTGCTTATGTTGGCTGTATCGCTGGTGCAATTCCGATCGAACAGTACCGTACCGGTCTGCGTGCCGCCGGTTTCGAACACATTGAGATCATCGATACTGGCGCAGACCTCAATGCTTATACGAAGATCGAAAACCAGTCGGGATGCTGCTCGCCAGCAGGCGGCAACTCCGGAACCTCTTGCTGTAGTCCAAGCACAGCTACACTGCACGAAGACCTCTCCTCTTTGTTATCCACCTATGACGTCAACGCAGCCGCAGCAAGCGTGAAGATCTACGCACTGAAGCCGAGGACGTAATGAGAACCTTTATCTTTGCCTGTGTACACAATGCTGGCCGGTCGCAGATGTCCGCTGCCTTCTTCAACCATCTTGCCGACCCGCAGCGAGCCCATGCGATCTCCGCCGGTACGCAACCCGCCGAACGTGTACATCCGGTCGTCATAGAGGCCATGCGCGAAGTAGGCATCGACCTTGAAGGGATAAAGCCGCAGAAGCTCACTCAAGAACTCGCAACCGGAGCAGAGATGCTCATCACCATGGGCTGCGGAGACGAGTGTCCCTATGTTCCTGGTCTCGAGCGCGCCGACTGGCCTCTACCGGACCCCAAAGGTCAGGGCATCGAGGCAGTCCGACCCATTCGTGAAGAGATCGAACATCGGGTGCGGTCTCTACTGATGGAGAAACAGCTCCTCCCAACCGGGAGTCTC
This portion of the Edaphobacter sp. 4G125 genome encodes:
- a CDS encoding ArsR/SmtB family transcription factor, with product MAKATYDMERFFQALGDRTRLRLLNLMGEQEICVCYFVEILALPQPKISRHLAYLRSAGMVEARREGKWMHYRIAMPPHIGATQILRETMLWLKEEKEMRADSARLTKACCAPAKFAALQGAPLPGIASECCEAC
- the arsM gene encoding arsenite methyltransferase, yielding MSEQVIESVKAKYGAVADSSLSNDHAGVQAVAEAFGYSTEELTSIPSGANMGLSCGNPTATAHLKTGEVVVDLGSGGGLDVFLAAKKVGPTGKAIGIDMTPAMIERARNNATSGGYSNVEFHHATIDRTGLPDATADCVISNCVVNLAPDKQAVFHEIFRILKPGGRVAISDIALKGELPEAVATSLAAYVGCIAGAIPIEQYRTGLRAAGFEHIEIIDTGADLNAYTKIENQSGCCSPAGGNSGTSCCSPSTATLHEDLSSLLSTYDVNAAAASVKIYALKPRT
- a CDS encoding arsenate reductase ArsC, giving the protein MRTFIFACVHNAGRSQMSAAFFNHLADPQRAHAISAGTQPAERVHPVVIEAMREVGIDLEGIKPQKLTQELATGAEMLITMGCGDECPYVPGLERADWPLPDPKGQGIEAVRPIREEIEHRVRSLLMEKQLLPTGSL